A stretch of Miscanthus floridulus cultivar M001 chromosome 13, ASM1932011v1, whole genome shotgun sequence DNA encodes these proteins:
- the LOC136501785 gene encoding calvin cycle protein CP12-3, chloroplastic-like produces the protein MASPSIGSPSSSTALPAGAGLRRSPSSVHPWRRRHHQQQQARRLVMAAAARRRYKGTVRREAALAELVERKVAEAMEACGERGQDDEGCRVAWDEVEEVSQARADLRRRIAEAPGDPLEHFCAHNPTADDCAVVYE, from the coding sequence ATGGCGTCGCCATCCATCGGCTCCCCCTCCTCCTCGACGGCTCTCCCCGCGGGAGCCGGCTTGCGCCGATCGCCGTCCTCCGTCCACCCgtggcgccgccgccaccaccagcagcagcaggcgaggCGACTGGTGATGGCGGCAGCGGCGAGGCGGCGGTACAAGGGGACGGTGAGGAGGGAGGCGGCGCTGGCGGAGCTGGTGGAACGGAAGGTGGCGGAGGCGATGGAGGCGTGCGGGGAGCGCGGGCAGGACGACGAGGGGTGCCGCGTGGCgtgggacgaggtggaggaggtgagcCAGGCCAGGGCCGACCTCCGGCGCCGCATCGCCGAGGCCCCCGGCGACCCGCTCGAGCACTTCTGCGCGCACAACCCCACCGCCGACGACTGCGCCGTCGTCTACGAGTGA
- the LOC136501806 gene encoding uncharacterized protein — translation MMAIITPRAIPVNTFGSGKNTNITYEFYNPSAVSRQLAFGQLPIKLCFADVIKPRETITCGTDWNKVVQLSPDADTTDVDISTWTPISFITESYKQWWREWKEQLFATSAHTYRHMIDSEYAIPDDAVNHPAPSVSKSGKPFNLRPISPTSPIGYNAPTLAALTHQKIRTKTITSKSKLAISRATPSAAATTLVKAFKGVRAATGSSSAIPPISSTTPSEQQLGTSANVPDAQASQPTSVDAPQPIVADVQAKRKASTDTEAQPKRQRSMPIPTSAPMSSVIIPQEPTTDEVTEDIPSASSADPHDILQVASSSQAQEIALKQEQDSPNSLFSFAIDISDDDGEETSSSLALGTISAETKSKLETLLNLLQQSTAQLVDDSDPAKAIFKTIRGQVPADVEEILFPAAHLESHQLQYQRAAQRIADRAAQAQLKGEMLQLKQIADEKHKGIVNLQTSGAALKQKILDLSARKAALLAELKEIDAALTHAQQEESQLPNAVKALQQERDIQARKALAMKKKLKPVEGAADDDIKEMEEADQIRLRAILAIQSLLNV, via the exons atgatggctatcatcactcccagggcaattccagtaaacacattcggcagcgggaaaaacaccaacattacatatgaattttacaacccatcggcagtatcccgccaattggcttttgggcaactgccaatcaaactctgctttgccgatgtgatcaaacccagggaaacaatcacctgcggaacagactggaacaaggtagtacaactttctcctgatgccgataccacagatgttgatatatccacctggacaccaatatctttcatcaccgagtcatacaagcaatggtggcgagagtggaaagagcaactgttcgcgacttctgctcacacatatcggcacatgatcgattctgaatatgccatccctgacgacgcg gttaaccacccagcaccatcggtgagcaaaagtgggaaacccttcaacctccggcctatttccccaacatcgccgatcggctacaacgctcccaccttagccgctttgacccaccagaagattcgtaccaagaccatcacttctaagtccaaattggctatatccagggctactccatcggccgctgctacaaccttggtcaaagcctttaag ggggtaagagctgctactggatcatcatcggcaattccgccgatatcaagcaccactccttcagag caacaattgggtacatcggcaaacgtaccagatgcccaagcttcacaaccaacaagtgtcgatgccccccagccaatcgttgccgatgtccaagcaaagcgcaaagcttcaacagatactgaagcacagccaaaacgacaaaggtctatgccgatccctacatctgccccaatgtcatcggtcatcatacctcaagagcctaccaccgatgaagtcacagaggatatcccatcggcaagctcagccgatccacacgacatactccaggttgcttcctccagtcaagcacaggaaattgccttgaaacag gaacaagattccccgaacagcctattttcctttgccattgacatttctgacgacgatggagaggaaacaagttcttcccttgcactgggaacaatatcggcagaaactaaatccaagttggaaaccctcctgaacttgctacagcaaagtaccgcccaactggtagatgactcggaccccgcaaaggcaatcttcaaaacaattcgtggccaggtccctgccgatgttgaagaaatactcttcccagcagctcacttagaaagccatcaactgcaatatcaacgggctgctcagcgcattgccgatagagcagctcaagctcaacttaaaggagagatgctacaactgaaacaaatcgctgatgagaagcacaagggcatcgtcaacttgcagacttcgggtgctgcacttaagcagaaaatcttggatctatcggcaaggaaggcagctctattggctgaattgaaagaaattgatgcagccttaactcatgctcaacaagaagaaagccagctacccaatgccgtcaaagcccttcagcaagaaagagatatccaagctcgcaaagctttagccatgaagaagaaactcaagcctgtggagggtgctgccgatgacgatatcaaagaaatggaagaagccgaccagattcgcctgcgtgcgatattagctatccaatccttgctgaacgtgtaa